Proteins encoded together in one Procambarus clarkii isolate CNS0578487 chromosome 67, FALCON_Pclarkii_2.0, whole genome shotgun sequence window:
- the IP3K1 gene encoding inositol-trisphosphate 3-kinase homolog isoform X1: MLNELFIVHLRFVVLESYREVCVTCVCYFSVSSLGIKRLHWCISIIPRPKVAGERKAEIEALLRGTAGAKPQKQQKAEEEERLQDSDNHGLRRHSFAKRWRKPPLKKKSSEEEESSVKSSTSTSTTSSTNSSIKSTSSSPSSHDGQILCSTGSSPCSNGHVNGPLDSNNIDYAKETMPVDINDIAAMSLLQRLALNALNLTAPASSVLLRDRRYSWVQLAGHPGSLAPAGPGTIWKKRGPEPVETQAYQALVSDPARDITPTFFREVVYQEEHFIEMRDLLYNFHNPCVMDIKMGTRTFLESEVSNKKARKDLYEKMIKVDPKAPTSEEHEAKAVTKLRYMDFRDNMSSSRSLGFRIEALKMAGSEAVTELQTVRSREEVVGTMSGFLKSRESTKRQVLDRLTHLRRVFTDSPFFQRHEVIGSSILIIYDDEKAGVWMIDFAKTVAVPEGCSITHRKPWTLGNHEEGYLTGIDNLIKVVGEVPTKTKRLGLFHKS; encoded by the exons GTAGCAGGGGAGAGGAAGGCAGAAATTGAAGCACTCCTGCGTGGCACCGCTGGTGCAAAGCCACAGAAGCAGCAGAAGGCTGAGGAGGAGGAGCGACTGCAGGATTCAGACAACCATGGCTTGAGGCGACATTCCTTTGCTAAGCGATGGAGAAAGCCTCCCCTAAAAAAGAAGTCAAGTGAGGAGGAAGAGTCCTCTGTTAAATCTTCCACTTCCACCTCGACCACATCGTCTACCAACTCTTCCATTAAATCAACAAGCAGTTCTCCCTCCAGTCACGATGGACAGATCCTCTGCTCTACTGGTTCTTCCCCGTGTTCCAATGGCCACGTTAACGGCCCACTGGATTCAAATAATATCGACTATGCTAAGGAGACCATGCCAGTTGACATCAATGACATAGCTGCTATGTCCTTGTTACAGAGGCTCGCCCTG AATGCGCTAAACTTGACTGCTCCAGCCTCTTCAGTGTTGTTAAGGGATCGTCGGTATAGCTGGGTGCAACTGGCGGGCCACCCTGGTTCCCTGGCTCCAGCTGGTCCTGGTACCATTTGGAAGAAAAGAGGCCCCGAACCTGTAGAGACTCAGGCATATCAGGCTCTTGTTTCCGACCCTGCAAGAGACATCACTCCTACCTTCTTCAGAGAAGTTGTCTATCAAGAAGAAC ATTTCATTGAAATGAGAGACTTGCTGTATAACTTCCACAACCCATGCGTGATGGACATTAAAATGGGCACTCGGACATTCCTAGAATCTGAAGTTTCTAACAAGAAAGCTCGCAAAGATCTTTACGAGAAG ATGATCAAGGTAGACCCCAAAGCGCCCACTTCAGAAGAACATGAGGCCAAAGCAGTCACCAAGCTGCGATACATGGACTTCCGTGATAACATGAGCTCTTCGCGTTCACTTGGATTTAGAATTGAAGCTCTTAAG ATGGCAGGAAGTGAGGCAGTGACAGAATTGCAGACTGTTAGAAGTAGAGAAGAAGTGGTTGGCACCATGAGCGGATTTTTGAAAAGCCGAGAAAGTACAAAACGCCAAGTTCTGGATCGTCTTACTCATCTCAGACGGGTTTTTACCGATTCTCCCTTCTTCCAAAGACACGAG GTGATTGGAAGCAGTATCTTGATCATTTATGATGATGAGAAGGCAGGTGTGTGGATGATTGACTTTGCCAAGACAGTGGCAGTTCCTGAAGGCTGTAGTATTACGCACAGGAAACCATGGACGCTTGGAAACCATGAGGAGGGCTACCTTACTGGCATTGACAATCTAATAAAG GTTGTGGGAGAAGTCCCAACGAAGACTAAACGACTTGGGCTATTCCACAAATCTTAA
- the IP3K1 gene encoding inositol-trisphosphate 3-kinase homolog isoform X6, whose protein sequence is MELRSGCRSGVASPGRKARVAGERKAEIEALLRGTAGAKPQKQQKAEEEERLQDSDNHGLRRHSFAKRWRKPPLKKKSSEEEESSVKSSTSTSTTSSTNSSIKSTSSSPSSHDGQILCSTGSSPCSNGHVNGPLDSNNIDYAKETMPVDINDIAAMSLLQRLALNALNLTAPASSVLLRDRRYSWVQLAGHPGSLAPAGPGTIWKKRGPEPVETQAYQALVSDPARDITPTFFREVVYQEEHFIEMRDLLYNFHNPCVMDIKMGTRTFLESEVSNKKARKDLYEKMIKVDPKAPTSEEHEAKAVTKLRYMDFRDNMSSSRSLGFRIEALKMAGSEAVTELQTVRSREEVVGTMSGFLKSRESTKRQVLDRLTHLRRVFTDSPFFQRHEVIGSSILIIYDDEKAGVWMIDFAKTVAVPEGCSITHRKPWTLGNHEEGYLTGIDNLIKVVGEVPTKTKRLGLFHKS, encoded by the exons GTAGCAGGGGAGAGGAAGGCAGAAATTGAAGCACTCCTGCGTGGCACCGCTGGTGCAAAGCCACAGAAGCAGCAGAAGGCTGAGGAGGAGGAGCGACTGCAGGATTCAGACAACCATGGCTTGAGGCGACATTCCTTTGCTAAGCGATGGAGAAAGCCTCCCCTAAAAAAGAAGTCAAGTGAGGAGGAAGAGTCCTCTGTTAAATCTTCCACTTCCACCTCGACCACATCGTCTACCAACTCTTCCATTAAATCAACAAGCAGTTCTCCCTCCAGTCACGATGGACAGATCCTCTGCTCTACTGGTTCTTCCCCGTGTTCCAATGGCCACGTTAACGGCCCACTGGATTCAAATAATATCGACTATGCTAAGGAGACCATGCCAGTTGACATCAATGACATAGCTGCTATGTCCTTGTTACAGAGGCTCGCCCTG AATGCGCTAAACTTGACTGCTCCAGCCTCTTCAGTGTTGTTAAGGGATCGTCGGTATAGCTGGGTGCAACTGGCGGGCCACCCTGGTTCCCTGGCTCCAGCTGGTCCTGGTACCATTTGGAAGAAAAGAGGCCCCGAACCTGTAGAGACTCAGGCATATCAGGCTCTTGTTTCCGACCCTGCAAGAGACATCACTCCTACCTTCTTCAGAGAAGTTGTCTATCAAGAAGAAC ATTTCATTGAAATGAGAGACTTGCTGTATAACTTCCACAACCCATGCGTGATGGACATTAAAATGGGCACTCGGACATTCCTAGAATCTGAAGTTTCTAACAAGAAAGCTCGCAAAGATCTTTACGAGAAG ATGATCAAGGTAGACCCCAAAGCGCCCACTTCAGAAGAACATGAGGCCAAAGCAGTCACCAAGCTGCGATACATGGACTTCCGTGATAACATGAGCTCTTCGCGTTCACTTGGATTTAGAATTGAAGCTCTTAAG ATGGCAGGAAGTGAGGCAGTGACAGAATTGCAGACTGTTAGAAGTAGAGAAGAAGTGGTTGGCACCATGAGCGGATTTTTGAAAAGCCGAGAAAGTACAAAACGCCAAGTTCTGGATCGTCTTACTCATCTCAGACGGGTTTTTACCGATTCTCCCTTCTTCCAAAGACACGAG GTGATTGGAAGCAGTATCTTGATCATTTATGATGATGAGAAGGCAGGTGTGTGGATGATTGACTTTGCCAAGACAGTGGCAGTTCCTGAAGGCTGTAGTATTACGCACAGGAAACCATGGACGCTTGGAAACCATGAGGAGGGCTACCTTACTGGCATTGACAATCTAATAAAG GTTGTGGGAGAAGTCCCAACGAAGACTAAACGACTTGGGCTATTCCACAAATCTTAA
- the IP3K1 gene encoding inositol-trisphosphate 3-kinase homolog isoform X5: MAKHSIQFPPASYSFLAPLLYQVAGERKAEIEALLRGTAGAKPQKQQKAEEEERLQDSDNHGLRRHSFAKRWRKPPLKKKSSEEEESSVKSSTSTSTTSSTNSSIKSTSSSPSSHDGQILCSTGSSPCSNGHVNGPLDSNNIDYAKETMPVDINDIAAMSLLQRLALNALNLTAPASSVLLRDRRYSWVQLAGHPGSLAPAGPGTIWKKRGPEPVETQAYQALVSDPARDITPTFFREVVYQEEHFIEMRDLLYNFHNPCVMDIKMGTRTFLESEVSNKKARKDLYEKMIKVDPKAPTSEEHEAKAVTKLRYMDFRDNMSSSRSLGFRIEALKMAGSEAVTELQTVRSREEVVGTMSGFLKSRESTKRQVLDRLTHLRRVFTDSPFFQRHEVIGSSILIIYDDEKAGVWMIDFAKTVAVPEGCSITHRKPWTLGNHEEGYLTGIDNLIKVVGEVPTKTKRLGLFHKS; this comes from the exons GTAGCAGGGGAGAGGAAGGCAGAAATTGAAGCACTCCTGCGTGGCACCGCTGGTGCAAAGCCACAGAAGCAGCAGAAGGCTGAGGAGGAGGAGCGACTGCAGGATTCAGACAACCATGGCTTGAGGCGACATTCCTTTGCTAAGCGATGGAGAAAGCCTCCCCTAAAAAAGAAGTCAAGTGAGGAGGAAGAGTCCTCTGTTAAATCTTCCACTTCCACCTCGACCACATCGTCTACCAACTCTTCCATTAAATCAACAAGCAGTTCTCCCTCCAGTCACGATGGACAGATCCTCTGCTCTACTGGTTCTTCCCCGTGTTCCAATGGCCACGTTAACGGCCCACTGGATTCAAATAATATCGACTATGCTAAGGAGACCATGCCAGTTGACATCAATGACATAGCTGCTATGTCCTTGTTACAGAGGCTCGCCCTG AATGCGCTAAACTTGACTGCTCCAGCCTCTTCAGTGTTGTTAAGGGATCGTCGGTATAGCTGGGTGCAACTGGCGGGCCACCCTGGTTCCCTGGCTCCAGCTGGTCCTGGTACCATTTGGAAGAAAAGAGGCCCCGAACCTGTAGAGACTCAGGCATATCAGGCTCTTGTTTCCGACCCTGCAAGAGACATCACTCCTACCTTCTTCAGAGAAGTTGTCTATCAAGAAGAAC ATTTCATTGAAATGAGAGACTTGCTGTATAACTTCCACAACCCATGCGTGATGGACATTAAAATGGGCACTCGGACATTCCTAGAATCTGAAGTTTCTAACAAGAAAGCTCGCAAAGATCTTTACGAGAAG ATGATCAAGGTAGACCCCAAAGCGCCCACTTCAGAAGAACATGAGGCCAAAGCAGTCACCAAGCTGCGATACATGGACTTCCGTGATAACATGAGCTCTTCGCGTTCACTTGGATTTAGAATTGAAGCTCTTAAG ATGGCAGGAAGTGAGGCAGTGACAGAATTGCAGACTGTTAGAAGTAGAGAAGAAGTGGTTGGCACCATGAGCGGATTTTTGAAAAGCCGAGAAAGTACAAAACGCCAAGTTCTGGATCGTCTTACTCATCTCAGACGGGTTTTTACCGATTCTCCCTTCTTCCAAAGACACGAG GTGATTGGAAGCAGTATCTTGATCATTTATGATGATGAGAAGGCAGGTGTGTGGATGATTGACTTTGCCAAGACAGTGGCAGTTCCTGAAGGCTGTAGTATTACGCACAGGAAACCATGGACGCTTGGAAACCATGAGGAGGGCTACCTTACTGGCATTGACAATCTAATAAAG GTTGTGGGAGAAGTCCCAACGAAGACTAAACGACTTGGGCTATTCCACAAATCTTAA
- the IP3K1 gene encoding inositol-trisphosphate 3-kinase homolog isoform X7 produces the protein MRGNELSIHNHLQVAGERKAEIEALLRGTAGAKPQKQQKAEEEERLQDSDNHGLRRHSFAKRWRKPPLKKKSSEEEESSVKSSTSTSTTSSTNSSIKSTSSSPSSHDGQILCSTGSSPCSNGHVNGPLDSNNIDYAKETMPVDINDIAAMSLLQRLALNALNLTAPASSVLLRDRRYSWVQLAGHPGSLAPAGPGTIWKKRGPEPVETQAYQALVSDPARDITPTFFREVVYQEEHFIEMRDLLYNFHNPCVMDIKMGTRTFLESEVSNKKARKDLYEKMIKVDPKAPTSEEHEAKAVTKLRYMDFRDNMSSSRSLGFRIEALKMAGSEAVTELQTVRSREEVVGTMSGFLKSRESTKRQVLDRLTHLRRVFTDSPFFQRHEVIGSSILIIYDDEKAGVWMIDFAKTVAVPEGCSITHRKPWTLGNHEEGYLTGIDNLIKVVGEVPTKTKRLGLFHKS, from the exons GTAGCAGGGGAGAGGAAGGCAGAAATTGAAGCACTCCTGCGTGGCACCGCTGGTGCAAAGCCACAGAAGCAGCAGAAGGCTGAGGAGGAGGAGCGACTGCAGGATTCAGACAACCATGGCTTGAGGCGACATTCCTTTGCTAAGCGATGGAGAAAGCCTCCCCTAAAAAAGAAGTCAAGTGAGGAGGAAGAGTCCTCTGTTAAATCTTCCACTTCCACCTCGACCACATCGTCTACCAACTCTTCCATTAAATCAACAAGCAGTTCTCCCTCCAGTCACGATGGACAGATCCTCTGCTCTACTGGTTCTTCCCCGTGTTCCAATGGCCACGTTAACGGCCCACTGGATTCAAATAATATCGACTATGCTAAGGAGACCATGCCAGTTGACATCAATGACATAGCTGCTATGTCCTTGTTACAGAGGCTCGCCCTG AATGCGCTAAACTTGACTGCTCCAGCCTCTTCAGTGTTGTTAAGGGATCGTCGGTATAGCTGGGTGCAACTGGCGGGCCACCCTGGTTCCCTGGCTCCAGCTGGTCCTGGTACCATTTGGAAGAAAAGAGGCCCCGAACCTGTAGAGACTCAGGCATATCAGGCTCTTGTTTCCGACCCTGCAAGAGACATCACTCCTACCTTCTTCAGAGAAGTTGTCTATCAAGAAGAAC ATTTCATTGAAATGAGAGACTTGCTGTATAACTTCCACAACCCATGCGTGATGGACATTAAAATGGGCACTCGGACATTCCTAGAATCTGAAGTTTCTAACAAGAAAGCTCGCAAAGATCTTTACGAGAAG ATGATCAAGGTAGACCCCAAAGCGCCCACTTCAGAAGAACATGAGGCCAAAGCAGTCACCAAGCTGCGATACATGGACTTCCGTGATAACATGAGCTCTTCGCGTTCACTTGGATTTAGAATTGAAGCTCTTAAG ATGGCAGGAAGTGAGGCAGTGACAGAATTGCAGACTGTTAGAAGTAGAGAAGAAGTGGTTGGCACCATGAGCGGATTTTTGAAAAGCCGAGAAAGTACAAAACGCCAAGTTCTGGATCGTCTTACTCATCTCAGACGGGTTTTTACCGATTCTCCCTTCTTCCAAAGACACGAG GTGATTGGAAGCAGTATCTTGATCATTTATGATGATGAGAAGGCAGGTGTGTGGATGATTGACTTTGCCAAGACAGTGGCAGTTCCTGAAGGCTGTAGTATTACGCACAGGAAACCATGGACGCTTGGAAACCATGAGGAGGGCTACCTTACTGGCATTGACAATCTAATAAAG GTTGTGGGAGAAGTCCCAACGAAGACTAAACGACTTGGGCTATTCCACAAATCTTAA
- the IP3K1 gene encoding inositol-trisphosphate 3-kinase homolog isoform X4: MAVLEDMLGWCLCVGVEEDLQARGPPNTNSVVNQVAGERKAEIEALLRGTAGAKPQKQQKAEEEERLQDSDNHGLRRHSFAKRWRKPPLKKKSSEEEESSVKSSTSTSTTSSTNSSIKSTSSSPSSHDGQILCSTGSSPCSNGHVNGPLDSNNIDYAKETMPVDINDIAAMSLLQRLALNALNLTAPASSVLLRDRRYSWVQLAGHPGSLAPAGPGTIWKKRGPEPVETQAYQALVSDPARDITPTFFREVVYQEEHFIEMRDLLYNFHNPCVMDIKMGTRTFLESEVSNKKARKDLYEKMIKVDPKAPTSEEHEAKAVTKLRYMDFRDNMSSSRSLGFRIEALKMAGSEAVTELQTVRSREEVVGTMSGFLKSRESTKRQVLDRLTHLRRVFTDSPFFQRHEVIGSSILIIYDDEKAGVWMIDFAKTVAVPEGCSITHRKPWTLGNHEEGYLTGIDNLIKVVGEVPTKTKRLGLFHKS; the protein is encoded by the exons GTAGCAGGGGAGAGGAAGGCAGAAATTGAAGCACTCCTGCGTGGCACCGCTGGTGCAAAGCCACAGAAGCAGCAGAAGGCTGAGGAGGAGGAGCGACTGCAGGATTCAGACAACCATGGCTTGAGGCGACATTCCTTTGCTAAGCGATGGAGAAAGCCTCCCCTAAAAAAGAAGTCAAGTGAGGAGGAAGAGTCCTCTGTTAAATCTTCCACTTCCACCTCGACCACATCGTCTACCAACTCTTCCATTAAATCAACAAGCAGTTCTCCCTCCAGTCACGATGGACAGATCCTCTGCTCTACTGGTTCTTCCCCGTGTTCCAATGGCCACGTTAACGGCCCACTGGATTCAAATAATATCGACTATGCTAAGGAGACCATGCCAGTTGACATCAATGACATAGCTGCTATGTCCTTGTTACAGAGGCTCGCCCTG AATGCGCTAAACTTGACTGCTCCAGCCTCTTCAGTGTTGTTAAGGGATCGTCGGTATAGCTGGGTGCAACTGGCGGGCCACCCTGGTTCCCTGGCTCCAGCTGGTCCTGGTACCATTTGGAAGAAAAGAGGCCCCGAACCTGTAGAGACTCAGGCATATCAGGCTCTTGTTTCCGACCCTGCAAGAGACATCACTCCTACCTTCTTCAGAGAAGTTGTCTATCAAGAAGAAC ATTTCATTGAAATGAGAGACTTGCTGTATAACTTCCACAACCCATGCGTGATGGACATTAAAATGGGCACTCGGACATTCCTAGAATCTGAAGTTTCTAACAAGAAAGCTCGCAAAGATCTTTACGAGAAG ATGATCAAGGTAGACCCCAAAGCGCCCACTTCAGAAGAACATGAGGCCAAAGCAGTCACCAAGCTGCGATACATGGACTTCCGTGATAACATGAGCTCTTCGCGTTCACTTGGATTTAGAATTGAAGCTCTTAAG ATGGCAGGAAGTGAGGCAGTGACAGAATTGCAGACTGTTAGAAGTAGAGAAGAAGTGGTTGGCACCATGAGCGGATTTTTGAAAAGCCGAGAAAGTACAAAACGCCAAGTTCTGGATCGTCTTACTCATCTCAGACGGGTTTTTACCGATTCTCCCTTCTTCCAAAGACACGAG GTGATTGGAAGCAGTATCTTGATCATTTATGATGATGAGAAGGCAGGTGTGTGGATGATTGACTTTGCCAAGACAGTGGCAGTTCCTGAAGGCTGTAGTATTACGCACAGGAAACCATGGACGCTTGGAAACCATGAGGAGGGCTACCTTACTGGCATTGACAATCTAATAAAG GTTGTGGGAGAAGTCCCAACGAAGACTAAACGACTTGGGCTATTCCACAAATCTTAA
- the IP3K1 gene encoding inositol-trisphosphate 3-kinase homolog isoform X8: protein MVLLQVAGERKAEIEALLRGTAGAKPQKQQKAEEEERLQDSDNHGLRRHSFAKRWRKPPLKKKSSEEEESSVKSSTSTSTTSSTNSSIKSTSSSPSSHDGQILCSTGSSPCSNGHVNGPLDSNNIDYAKETMPVDINDIAAMSLLQRLALNALNLTAPASSVLLRDRRYSWVQLAGHPGSLAPAGPGTIWKKRGPEPVETQAYQALVSDPARDITPTFFREVVYQEEHFIEMRDLLYNFHNPCVMDIKMGTRTFLESEVSNKKARKDLYEKMIKVDPKAPTSEEHEAKAVTKLRYMDFRDNMSSSRSLGFRIEALKMAGSEAVTELQTVRSREEVVGTMSGFLKSRESTKRQVLDRLTHLRRVFTDSPFFQRHEVIGSSILIIYDDEKAGVWMIDFAKTVAVPEGCSITHRKPWTLGNHEEGYLTGIDNLIKVVGEVPTKTKRLGLFHKS, encoded by the exons GTAGCAGGGGAGAGGAAGGCAGAAATTGAAGCACTCCTGCGTGGCACCGCTGGTGCAAAGCCACAGAAGCAGCAGAAGGCTGAGGAGGAGGAGCGACTGCAGGATTCAGACAACCATGGCTTGAGGCGACATTCCTTTGCTAAGCGATGGAGAAAGCCTCCCCTAAAAAAGAAGTCAAGTGAGGAGGAAGAGTCCTCTGTTAAATCTTCCACTTCCACCTCGACCACATCGTCTACCAACTCTTCCATTAAATCAACAAGCAGTTCTCCCTCCAGTCACGATGGACAGATCCTCTGCTCTACTGGTTCTTCCCCGTGTTCCAATGGCCACGTTAACGGCCCACTGGATTCAAATAATATCGACTATGCTAAGGAGACCATGCCAGTTGACATCAATGACATAGCTGCTATGTCCTTGTTACAGAGGCTCGCCCTG AATGCGCTAAACTTGACTGCTCCAGCCTCTTCAGTGTTGTTAAGGGATCGTCGGTATAGCTGGGTGCAACTGGCGGGCCACCCTGGTTCCCTGGCTCCAGCTGGTCCTGGTACCATTTGGAAGAAAAGAGGCCCCGAACCTGTAGAGACTCAGGCATATCAGGCTCTTGTTTCCGACCCTGCAAGAGACATCACTCCTACCTTCTTCAGAGAAGTTGTCTATCAAGAAGAAC ATTTCATTGAAATGAGAGACTTGCTGTATAACTTCCACAACCCATGCGTGATGGACATTAAAATGGGCACTCGGACATTCCTAGAATCTGAAGTTTCTAACAAGAAAGCTCGCAAAGATCTTTACGAGAAG ATGATCAAGGTAGACCCCAAAGCGCCCACTTCAGAAGAACATGAGGCCAAAGCAGTCACCAAGCTGCGATACATGGACTTCCGTGATAACATGAGCTCTTCGCGTTCACTTGGATTTAGAATTGAAGCTCTTAAG ATGGCAGGAAGTGAGGCAGTGACAGAATTGCAGACTGTTAGAAGTAGAGAAGAAGTGGTTGGCACCATGAGCGGATTTTTGAAAAGCCGAGAAAGTACAAAACGCCAAGTTCTGGATCGTCTTACTCATCTCAGACGGGTTTTTACCGATTCTCCCTTCTTCCAAAGACACGAG GTGATTGGAAGCAGTATCTTGATCATTTATGATGATGAGAAGGCAGGTGTGTGGATGATTGACTTTGCCAAGACAGTGGCAGTTCCTGAAGGCTGTAGTATTACGCACAGGAAACCATGGACGCTTGGAAACCATGAGGAGGGCTACCTTACTGGCATTGACAATCTAATAAAG GTTGTGGGAGAAGTCCCAACGAAGACTAAACGACTTGGGCTATTCCACAAATCTTAA
- the IP3K1 gene encoding inositol-trisphosphate 3-kinase homolog isoform X2 translates to MRQASWSPTCHTSYVLCMLNELFIVHLRFVVLESYREVCVTCVCYFSVAGERKAEIEALLRGTAGAKPQKQQKAEEEERLQDSDNHGLRRHSFAKRWRKPPLKKKSSEEEESSVKSSTSTSTTSSTNSSIKSTSSSPSSHDGQILCSTGSSPCSNGHVNGPLDSNNIDYAKETMPVDINDIAAMSLLQRLALNALNLTAPASSVLLRDRRYSWVQLAGHPGSLAPAGPGTIWKKRGPEPVETQAYQALVSDPARDITPTFFREVVYQEEHFIEMRDLLYNFHNPCVMDIKMGTRTFLESEVSNKKARKDLYEKMIKVDPKAPTSEEHEAKAVTKLRYMDFRDNMSSSRSLGFRIEALKMAGSEAVTELQTVRSREEVVGTMSGFLKSRESTKRQVLDRLTHLRRVFTDSPFFQRHEVIGSSILIIYDDEKAGVWMIDFAKTVAVPEGCSITHRKPWTLGNHEEGYLTGIDNLIKVVGEVPTKTKRLGLFHKS, encoded by the exons GTAGCAGGGGAGAGGAAGGCAGAAATTGAAGCACTCCTGCGTGGCACCGCTGGTGCAAAGCCACAGAAGCAGCAGAAGGCTGAGGAGGAGGAGCGACTGCAGGATTCAGACAACCATGGCTTGAGGCGACATTCCTTTGCTAAGCGATGGAGAAAGCCTCCCCTAAAAAAGAAGTCAAGTGAGGAGGAAGAGTCCTCTGTTAAATCTTCCACTTCCACCTCGACCACATCGTCTACCAACTCTTCCATTAAATCAACAAGCAGTTCTCCCTCCAGTCACGATGGACAGATCCTCTGCTCTACTGGTTCTTCCCCGTGTTCCAATGGCCACGTTAACGGCCCACTGGATTCAAATAATATCGACTATGCTAAGGAGACCATGCCAGTTGACATCAATGACATAGCTGCTATGTCCTTGTTACAGAGGCTCGCCCTG AATGCGCTAAACTTGACTGCTCCAGCCTCTTCAGTGTTGTTAAGGGATCGTCGGTATAGCTGGGTGCAACTGGCGGGCCACCCTGGTTCCCTGGCTCCAGCTGGTCCTGGTACCATTTGGAAGAAAAGAGGCCCCGAACCTGTAGAGACTCAGGCATATCAGGCTCTTGTTTCCGACCCTGCAAGAGACATCACTCCTACCTTCTTCAGAGAAGTTGTCTATCAAGAAGAAC ATTTCATTGAAATGAGAGACTTGCTGTATAACTTCCACAACCCATGCGTGATGGACATTAAAATGGGCACTCGGACATTCCTAGAATCTGAAGTTTCTAACAAGAAAGCTCGCAAAGATCTTTACGAGAAG ATGATCAAGGTAGACCCCAAAGCGCCCACTTCAGAAGAACATGAGGCCAAAGCAGTCACCAAGCTGCGATACATGGACTTCCGTGATAACATGAGCTCTTCGCGTTCACTTGGATTTAGAATTGAAGCTCTTAAG ATGGCAGGAAGTGAGGCAGTGACAGAATTGCAGACTGTTAGAAGTAGAGAAGAAGTGGTTGGCACCATGAGCGGATTTTTGAAAAGCCGAGAAAGTACAAAACGCCAAGTTCTGGATCGTCTTACTCATCTCAGACGGGTTTTTACCGATTCTCCCTTCTTCCAAAGACACGAG GTGATTGGAAGCAGTATCTTGATCATTTATGATGATGAGAAGGCAGGTGTGTGGATGATTGACTTTGCCAAGACAGTGGCAGTTCCTGAAGGCTGTAGTATTACGCACAGGAAACCATGGACGCTTGGAAACCATGAGGAGGGCTACCTTACTGGCATTGACAATCTAATAAAG GTTGTGGGAGAAGTCCCAACGAAGACTAAACGACTTGGGCTATTCCACAAATCTTAA